In a genomic window of Atribacteraceae bacterium:
- a CDS encoding IS630 family transposase: protein LRKAIEAFVAAYGPTARPFAWRKREVKGRQLRNTIVNLGN, encoded by the coding sequence AATTGCGCAAAGCAATTGAAGCTTTTGTTGCTGCATATGGACCTACAGCAAGACCATTTGCATGGCGCAAGAGGGAAGTCAAAGGTAGGCAGCTTAGAAATACTATCGTAAACTTAGGCAATTAA
- the ychF gene encoding redox-regulated ATPase YchF: MGLKAGIIGLPNSGKTTIFNLLTANRALAASYPFSTILSNRGVASVPDHRLLFLEKLLKPPRLVPATVEFVDVAGLVRGASQGEGLGNRFLADLRGVDALVMVLRLFSDSQVTHVLGSVDPLRDQEVLTLELLLADLEVVERRLKKIADLERKVKDPAMAREGEVLRRCRDILADGRSGGDYPLTREDDEILREFQLLTRKPLIYVANCDESAAGGFLAEELRKHPSFQKTSLITVYGRLEEELSELPPEEQAQFFREFGIEHSGLVRLVNEAYRRLGLVTFFTFGDKELRAWEIPAGSLAPAAAGKVHTDMEKGFIRAEVINFRELSEIGSLEQARHLGKIRLEGKEYPVQDGDLLYFRFSPP, from the coding sequence ATGGGTTTGAAGGCCGGCATCATCGGGCTGCCCAACTCGGGAAAAACCACGATTTTTAATCTGCTGACTGCCAATCGGGCCCTTGCCGCCAGTTACCCCTTTTCCACCATTCTGTCCAACCGGGGAGTTGCTTCGGTTCCCGACCACCGCCTCCTGTTTCTGGAAAAACTGCTCAAACCACCGCGCCTGGTACCGGCTACGGTAGAGTTTGTCGATGTCGCTGGCTTAGTCAGGGGGGCCAGCCAGGGTGAAGGCCTGGGAAACCGTTTTCTGGCTGATCTCCGGGGAGTCGATGCGCTGGTGATGGTTCTGCGCTTGTTTTCCGATTCCCAGGTGACCCATGTCCTGGGTTCCGTCGATCCTCTCAGAGATCAGGAAGTTCTTACCCTCGAACTGCTGCTCGCTGATTTGGAGGTGGTGGAACGGCGCCTGAAAAAAATTGCGGATCTGGAACGCAAGGTGAAAGATCCGGCCATGGCGCGGGAAGGTGAAGTCCTGCGCCGCTGCCGTGATATACTGGCCGATGGCCGATCGGGGGGTGATTACCCGTTGACCCGGGAAGACGATGAGATCCTCCGGGAATTTCAACTGTTGACTCGTAAACCCCTCATTTATGTAGCCAATTGCGATGAATCCGCCGCCGGAGGTTTTCTGGCCGAAGAATTAAGAAAGCATCCTTCCTTTCAGAAAACCTCGCTGATCACGGTGTATGGCCGGCTTGAAGAAGAATTGAGTGAACTTCCGCCTGAAGAACAGGCACAGTTTTTCCGGGAATTCGGCATCGAGCACAGCGGTCTTGTCCGACTGGTCAATGAGGCCTATCGCCGTCTGGGGTTAGTGACGTTTTTTACGTTTGGAGACAAAGAACTCCGCGCCTGGGAAATTCCCGCTGGTTCTCTGGCTCCTGCCGCCGCCGGTAAAGTACACACGGACATGGAAAAGGGATTCATCAGAGCAGAAGTGATCAACTTCCGGGAACTCAGTGAAATTGGTTCTCTCGAGCAGGCCCGCCACCTGGGAAAAATACGCTTGGAAGGTAAGGAATATCCGGTACAGGACGGTGACTTACTGTATTTCCGCTTTTCACCGCCCTAG
- a CDS encoding DUF951 domain-containing protein, with translation MSIVRIEIDDVLTLKKGHPCGSREWRVVRIGLDIGMRCVGCGRFVMVPRRELERKIREILRKEIRLKPQESLLEGL, from the coding sequence GTGAGTATTGTTCGGATCGAGATTGATGACGTGTTAACCCTGAAGAAGGGTCACCCCTGTGGTAGCCGGGAATGGCGGGTGGTCAGGATCGGGTTGGATATTGGTATGCGTTGTGTGGGATGCGGCCGTTTTGTGATGGTTCCGCGGCGGGAACTCGAACGTAAAATCCGGGAAATCCTTCGTAAAGAAATACGCTTGAAACCACAGGAAAGCTTGCTGGAAGGACTCTGA